ACGGCATGATCGACATCCACACGCCGGACGAGCGCATCGCCGTCGCCGACCTCGAGGGCATGGTGCAGGTGACGCTGGCGCTCGTGGCTGCGGCGCTGGAGGAGCGCTGAGATGGCGCTGAGCCTGCGCTTCGGTACCGTCACCGCGGTCTCCCAACGGCTCGTCGAGCTGATCCGGTGCGAGGTCGACGGCGTTCCGTGCATCGCCTACCCACGCCAGACGGGCCCGGTCGAGGTGGGGGACATCGTGCTCGTGAACACGCAGGCGCGCGATCTGGAGCTCGGGTCCGGTGGGTTCGACCTCCTCTACGCCAATCTCACCCGCGGCCTCGGCCTGCCGGCGGCCGACGGCGCTCACGTGATGGCGCTGCCCTACGGCGTCGCCCAGTCGGCTGCCCGCTGCGTGGAGGAGAGCGGCGCGCTTGCCGGGTCGCTCGGCGGCATGCCGGTCGTGTGTTGCGGCCTGCACAGCCAGGTCGCGCCGGCGGCGGCCGCGATCGGCCGCGGACGGCGCGTCGCGTTCGTGCAGATCGCCGGCGGCGCGCTGCCGGTCGCGCTCTCCGACACGGTTCGCGCGCTGAAGAGCAGGCGGTTGCTCGACACCGCGGTCGCGGTGGCGCCGTGCCACGACGGCGACGTGCAGGCGGTGACGCTCCCGGGTGCGCTGGCGTGGGCGAGGCAGGACGGGTTCGACGCCGTCGTCTGCGGGGTCGGCCCGGGCATCGTCGGCACCGGCTCCGAGTACGGTCACGGCGGTCTGGCGCTCGCCGCGGCGGTGAACGCGACGGTGGCGCTCGGCGGCCGTGCGATCGTGACGGTGCGCTTCTCCGACGGCGACCCGCGTGACCGGCATCGCGGCGTATCGCACCACACCCGCTCGGCGTTGCGCTTCTGCGTCGGCGACTACGAGATCGCGTGGCCGGCCATGCTCGGAGAGCCGTCCCTCGGCAGGCCCGTGACGGAGGTCGACGTCGACGGCTGGGCCGAAGCCTGTGCCGGACTGCCGCTCGCGCACATGGGCCGCGGCCCCGCGGAGGATCCCGGGTTCTTCGCCGCTGCGTTCGCCGCCGGGCGGCTCGCGTCCCGATATCTCGACTGACGGAAGGGCGCCGATCGTAGCGACGTGCCGCCGTGGCCGTGTTCCGCTATCGTCCCGCCGCCATGCGGATCGGCGTCGCCAGAGAGATCAAGCCGCGGGAGTACCGTGTCGCGTTGACGCCGGCGGGGGCGCTCGAGCTCGTGCGGCACGGGCACGAGGTGGTGGTCGAGGAGGGTGCGGGCGTCGGCTCCGGTTTCGCCGACGAGCAGTACGCGGCGGTGGGCGCGCGGACGGCTTCGGTGGACGAGGTGTGGGCGACGGCCGAGCTGCTGTTGAAGGTGAAGGAGCCGGTCGCGGCGGAGTATGGGCGGCTGCGCGAGGGCCTGACGCTGTTCACGTATCTGCACATCGCGGCCGACGCGCCGTTGACGAGGGCGCTCGTCGACTCGGGTGTCACGGCGATCGCGTACGAGACGGTCGAGACGGCGGATCGGAGGCTGCCGCTGCTGGCGCCGATGAGCGAGGTGGCGGGCCGGCTTGCGCCGCAGATGGGCGCCTGGGCGCTCGAGAAGGCGCACGGCGGGCGCGGGATCCTGCTCGGCGGCGTTCCGGGGGTGCCGCCGGCGAAGGTGGTCGTGCTGGGCGGGGGCGTCGTGGGGTTCAACGCGGCGCTGATCGCGGTCGGCATGCAGGCCGACGTCTGGGTGCTCGACAGGTCGGTCGACCGTATGCGCGATCTCGAGTCGATGTTGAACGGGCGCATCAGCCTCGCCATGTCGAGCCGGCTGCAGATCGAGGAGGCGATAGCCGACGCCGACATGGTGATCGGTGCCGTGCTCGTGCCCGGTGCGCTCGCGCCGAAGCTTGTCACGCGCGAGATGCTGTCCCTCATGAAGCGCGGAGCCGCGCTCGTCGACGTCGCCATCGACCAGGGTGGCTGTTTCGAGACGTCGCACGCGACGACGCATGACGACCCGGTGTTCGAGGTCGACGGGATCGTCCACTACTGCGTCGCCAACATGCCCGGGGCCGTGCCGGTCACGTCGACGAAGGCGCTCACGAACGTGACGCTGCCCTACGTCGAGGCGATCGCGGCCAAGGGGGCCGGGCGGGCGATCGCCGACGATCCGGCGCTCGCCCGGGGCGTCAACGTGACCGCGGGCAAGATCACGTACCGCGCGGTGGCCGACGCGCACGGGCTCCCGTACACACCGCTCGCCGACGCCGTTCCCGCGCGCGTCTGACCCCGCGTCGGCTCTCCCTCCCCCGGTCGTCCAGGAGCCGCTCGCGGGCGCCGGGCCGGCGAGGAGGGCCCGCTCGAGCCCGGCGCCGGCGAGTGAGGATCTGCAGGCGCCGTGCGGGCGTCAGCCCTTGTCGGATCTGCGCTTGGCCGACTGGGCGGGCGAGATGCGGATCACGGTCCAGGTGAGGGCCGCCGAGAGGGCGAGGATCGCGAGCACGTAGATGACGAGCTCCACCAGTCCGAGGATCGTGTTCATCCACGAAGTAGGATACCGGCGTGCCGCGCGCGTGCGTGATCGTGCTCGATGCCGTCGGCGCGGGAGCGTTGCCGGATGCGGCCGAGTGGGGGGACGAGGGCTCGGACACACTGGGGAACGTCGCCCGCGCGGTCGGGGGTCTCGACCTGCCCAACCTCG
This portion of the Gaiella occulta genome encodes:
- a CDS encoding DUF3866 family protein encodes the protein MALSLRFGTVTAVSQRLVELIRCEVDGVPCIAYPRQTGPVEVGDIVLVNTQARDLELGSGGFDLLYANLTRGLGLPAADGAHVMALPYGVAQSAARCVEESGALAGSLGGMPVVCCGLHSQVAPAAAAIGRGRRVAFVQIAGGALPVALSDTVRALKSRRLLDTAVAVAPCHDGDVQAVTLPGALAWARQDGFDAVVCGVGPGIVGTGSEYGHGGLALAAAVNATVALGGRAIVTVRFSDGDPRDRHRGVSHHTRSALRFCVGDYEIAWPAMLGEPSLGRPVTEVDVDGWAEACAGLPLAHMGRGPAEDPGFFAAAFAAGRLASRYLD
- the ald gene encoding alanine dehydrogenase, whose product is MRIGVAREIKPREYRVALTPAGALELVRHGHEVVVEEGAGVGSGFADEQYAAVGARTASVDEVWATAELLLKVKEPVAAEYGRLREGLTLFTYLHIAADAPLTRALVDSGVTAIAYETVETADRRLPLLAPMSEVAGRLAPQMGAWALEKAHGGRGILLGGVPGVPPAKVVVLGGGVVGFNAALIAVGMQADVWVLDRSVDRMRDLESMLNGRISLAMSSRLQIEEAIADADMVIGAVLVPGALAPKLVTREMLSLMKRGAALVDVAIDQGGCFETSHATTHDDPVFEVDGIVHYCVANMPGAVPVTSTKALTNVTLPYVEAIAAKGAGRAIADDPALARGVNVTAGKITYRAVADAHGLPYTPLADAVPARV